The Prevotella sp. E9-3 genome has a window encoding:
- a CDS encoding type I phosphomannose isomerase catalytic subunit has product MELLKFEPLLKQTIWGGDKIIAFKHLNVQMEQVGESWEISGVPGNETVVSEGSLKGRKLNDLVAEYGAQLVGKANFERFGTEFPLLIKFIDARQDLSIQVHPTDEIAHRQGKERGKTEMWFALESDKGAQLYNGLKQKITPEEYKQMVENDTITEALSRYEVKEGDVFFIPAGRIHAIGAGCFVAEIQQTSDVTYRIYDFKRRDKNGNYRELHTELAAESIDYTVLENYRTEYNLQKNEPQQVVTCPYFTTAVYDLDEPMTLDYADLDSFVILIGLKGSGTLTCNGQTTSLNAGETVLIPATAKELKVEGTVKFIETFV; this is encoded by the coding sequence ATGGAATTGTTAAAGTTTGAACCCCTTCTGAAACAGACGATATGGGGTGGTGACAAGATTATTGCTTTCAAGCATTTGAATGTGCAGATGGAACAGGTTGGCGAGAGCTGGGAAATATCTGGCGTTCCCGGCAATGAGACCGTAGTGAGTGAAGGCTCACTGAAAGGCCGTAAGCTCAATGACCTGGTGGCTGAGTATGGTGCCCAGCTTGTTGGAAAAGCAAATTTTGAACGTTTCGGAACCGAATTTCCACTGCTCATCAAGTTTATCGATGCCCGTCAGGACCTCTCTATTCAAGTGCATCCTACCGATGAGATTGCTCATCGTCAGGGTAAGGAGCGTGGAAAGACCGAAATGTGGTTCGCCTTGGAATCAGACAAGGGCGCCCAGCTCTATAACGGTTTAAAGCAGAAAATTACTCCCGAGGAATATAAGCAGATGGTGGAGAACGATACCATCACCGAAGCCCTCTCTCGCTATGAGGTGAAGGAAGGCGATGTGTTCTTTATTCCAGCCGGACGTATTCATGCCATTGGCGCAGGTTGTTTTGTGGCCGAGATTCAGCAAACCAGCGACGTCACCTATCGTATCTACGACTTCAAGCGCCGTGACAAGAATGGTAACTATCGTGAGCTGCACACCGAACTGGCTGCCGAGAGTATCGACTATACCGTACTCGAGAACTACCGCACAGAGTACAATCTGCAGAAGAACGAGCCCCAGCAGGTGGTCACCTGCCCTTACTTCACTACCGCCGTCTATGATTTAGACGAGCCGATGACCCTCGACTATGCCGACCTGGATTCATTCGTCATCCTTATCGGCCTGAAAGGCAGCGGCACCCTGACCTGCAACGGACAGACCACTTCGCTCAATGCCGGCGAGACCGTGTTGATTCCTGCCACCGCCAAGGAACTGAAGGTAGAAGGAACTGTGAAGTTCATCGAGACCTTCGTGTAA